A window of Rhododendron vialii isolate Sample 1 chromosome 13a, ASM3025357v1 contains these coding sequences:
- the LOC131314202 gene encoding uncharacterized protein LOC131314202 — translation MSDAERAPFVDKTNERKARIKKQIPKEKKKNASPVFRSRCSPLKLVKVNEALTKAQQDAVQRVGFGSMLQLKCTMLNRDFISRLVKHFNPVTKSLEFGRVKVYTITPDDVRRALGLFCGTIPVPTDTQDPHFEHITKMFGKNNKPLKRGVTFAMMQQVFNKKKVDVKFQTSYVLFVLSCFLCPTTKDVAATKFYPAVHNILQTPTYA, via the exons ATGTCTGATGCGGAAAGAGCGCCATTTGTGGACAAGACCAATGAAAGAAAAGCCCGCATTAAAAAGCAAATTccgaaggaaaaaaagaaaaatgcttcG CCGGTATTTCGCAGTCGGTGCTCGCCGTTGAAGTTGGTGAAAGTAAATGAGGCATTGACCAAAGCCCAACAAGATGCTGTTCAAAGAGTGGGTTTTGGTTCAATGCTTCAATTGAAGTGTACAATGTTGAACCGTGATTTTATAAGTCGGTTAGTTAAGCATTTCAACCCTGTCACCAAGAGCTTGGAGTTTGGGAGGGTCAAGGTTTATACAATCACGCCTGATGATGTTCGAAGGGCGCTAGGGCTATTTTGTGGAACGATACCAGTTCCGACGGACACTCAAGACCCCCACTTTGAACACATTACGAAGATGTTTGGGAAAAACAATAAACCGTTGAAGAGAGGAGTCACATTTGCGATGATGCAACAAGTAttcaataaaaagaaagttGATGTGAAGTTCCAAACGTCGTACGTGCTGTTTGTGCTTTCTTGTTTCTTGTGTCCAACCACGAAGGATGTGGCCGCCACAAAATTTTACCCGGCAGTGCACAATATATTGCAAACTCCTACATATGCATGA